From bacterium, a single genomic window includes:
- a CDS encoding GntR family transcriptional regulator, which produces MKPKIKIDKASQMPVYKQLIRSVQELVDSGRYAQGDFLPSMNVLSEELEISKETVKKAYSILRQMGVIDSSHGKGFYVTDRKGAAFRILMLFDKLSTYKQVLYSSFADELGELSEITIRLHNQDIELFEHYLQENLDRFDYYIVTPHFPLQPAVQKRAIKALKRIPNRKLILLDHYIKGLTGNFGVVYQDFANDIVDGLAQAAERLNNYSKLNVVSMPSSMYAPLIEDGIRRYCSSRGLVCEIYKKMAPEKIEKNQAYLILNGQMDRELIELIKTAKAKGCKIGEDIGIISYNESPINEVILDGLTVFSTDFKQMGQVAARMIQEKSLKKFRCDFRLVKRNTF; this is translated from the coding sequence ATGAAACCGAAAATCAAAATCGACAAAGCCTCACAGATGCCTGTCTACAAGCAGCTTATCCGGTCGGTGCAGGAGCTTGTTGACAGTGGCCGCTATGCTCAAGGGGATTTTCTCCCCTCGATGAACGTGCTTTCGGAAGAACTGGAGATATCGAAAGAGACCGTTAAAAAGGCCTATTCCATCCTCAGGCAGATGGGGGTAATCGACTCCTCGCACGGAAAGGGCTTCTATGTAACCGACAGGAAGGGTGCAGCTTTCAGGATATTGATGCTTTTTGATAAACTGAGCACCTACAAGCAGGTACTATACAGTTCGTTCGCGGATGAATTGGGTGAGCTTTCCGAAATCACTATCCGTCTGCACAATCAGGATATAGAACTCTTTGAGCACTATTTGCAGGAGAACCTGGATCGCTTCGATTACTATATTGTCACTCCGCATTTTCCTCTGCAGCCCGCCGTTCAGAAAAGAGCGATAAAAGCCCTGAAGAGAATCCCGAACCGCAAACTCATATTGCTGGATCATTATATCAAAGGCTTAACTGGGAATTTCGGCGTTGTGTACCAGGATTTTGCGAACGACATTGTTGACGGGCTGGCCCAGGCTGCCGAAAGATTGAATAACTACAGCAAGCTGAATGTTGTTTCGATGCCGAGCAGTATGTACGCTCCGCTGATTGAGGATGGTATCAGGCGGTACTGTTCCAGTCGGGGGCTGGTTTGCGAGATCTACAAAAAAATGGCGCCGGAAAAGATCGAGAAAAACCAGGCTTACCTGATCCTGAACGGCCAAATGGACCGGGAGCTTATAGAGCTTATCAAGACCGCCAAAGCCAAAGGCTGCAAAATAGGTGAGGATATCGGCATCATTTCGTACAACGAATCGCCGATCAATGAGGTAATACTCGACGGGCTGACGGTCTTTTCCACCGATTTCAAACAGATGGGGCAGGTGGCGGCGCGAATGATTCAGGAGAAATCGCTGAAAAAATTCAGGTGTGATTTCCGGCTTGTGAAAAGGAATACTTTTTAG
- a CDS encoding MFS transporter: MKTYPQYKWEVLALLWVAFLLNQADRQVFNVVLPLIKTDLRLTDLQIGTIATVFNMVFALLVPFAGYIGDVFSKKWIIVTSILLFSTATVFTGFSNGILMLVLLRSIATGGGESLFGPANYTLLAAYHKDTRAYAMSVHQTSYYLGIIISGYVAGYIGEHWGWRSAFYVFGAIGIVHGTVLILRLKDKAADREGIGGRERVKALEALQVLFKTPTALILTVGFSGLIFVLTGYLTWMPTYLFEKFNMSLSRAGFHSMFYTHLFAFFGIILAGKLSDRLARKNPGNRMLMQALSLLAATPFIVMMGISNTLALIYLGLAGFGFARAFFDANTYTVLYDVIPAKYQSSASGIMLMTGFGVGSLSPAVLGYLKQRIGLSLEISLLSVVWVICGILLLVAYKYFFNKDYEKVHLTVG; encoded by the coding sequence ATGAAAACATATCCGCAATACAAGTGGGAAGTCCTCGCCTTGCTTTGGGTTGCCTTCCTCCTCAACCAGGCCGACCGGCAAGTCTTCAATGTGGTCTTACCACTGATAAAAACCGACCTGCGGCTGACCGACCTGCAGATAGGCACAATCGCCACTGTATTCAACATGGTTTTTGCCTTGCTGGTTCCATTCGCGGGATACATTGGCGATGTGTTCAGCAAAAAATGGATAATAGTGACCAGCATTCTTCTTTTCAGCACCGCCACGGTGTTCACCGGTTTCAGCAATGGAATACTGATGTTGGTCCTGCTGAGGAGTATCGCCACGGGGGGAGGGGAATCTCTGTTCGGGCCGGCCAACTACACCCTGCTGGCCGCATACCACAAGGATACGCGGGCGTATGCAATGTCCGTCCACCAGACCTCGTACTACCTCGGTATAATCATAAGCGGGTACGTGGCTGGGTACATCGGTGAGCACTGGGGCTGGAGGAGCGCATTCTACGTATTCGGCGCTATCGGCATCGTTCACGGGACCGTATTGATATTGAGGCTGAAAGACAAAGCGGCGGACCGGGAGGGAATCGGCGGGAGGGAGAGAGTGAAAGCCCTCGAAGCCCTTCAGGTCCTCTTTAAGACACCGACGGCCTTGATTCTCACCGTCGGCTTCAGCGGCTTGATCTTCGTATTGACCGGCTATTTGACCTGGATGCCCACATATCTGTTTGAAAAATTCAACATGAGCCTTTCGCGCGCCGGTTTCCACTCCATGTTCTATACGCACCTCTTTGCCTTTTTCGGAATTATTCTGGCCGGGAAACTCTCGGACAGACTGGCCCGGAAAAATCCCGGAAACCGTATGTTGATGCAGGCGTTAAGCTTATTGGCCGCCACGCCGTTCATAGTCATGATGGGCATATCCAACACTCTGGCCTTGATCTATCTGGGCCTGGCCGGTTTCGGGTTCGCCAGGGCGTTTTTTGACGCCAACACCTACACCGTGCTGTACGATGTGATCCCGGCGAAATATCAGTCCTCGGCCTCCGGGATCATGTTGATGACAGGATTCGGGGTGGGATCGCTGTCTCCCGCCGTGCTGGGCTATCTGAAGCAACGCATCGGTCTTTCGCTGGAGATATCGCTGCTGTCAGTCGTCTGGGTGATTTGCGGGATTCTTCTGCTGGTCGCCTATAAATACTTTTTCAATAAGGATTACGAGAAGGTCCATCTTACTGTGGGTTAG
- a CDS encoding hydrogenase, with amino-acid sequence MIKPLLERLRQGRRTFPFPEADPELPERFRGLPSLDTARCGRDCGDACLKACPTGALSRTEKGVTLDLGCCLFCAECAAVCPNGAIRFTREYRLAASKRQDLLLKEDTLRLASALDRKALKLFGHSLKLRQVSAGGCNACESDVNVLNTLVFDLGRFGIQFVASPRHADGLLVTGPVTENMRLALEKTWAAVPAPKLVIAVGACAISGGPYRGRPETLDGVGPCLPVDLYVPGCPPHPWSILDGLLRLLDRLG; translated from the coding sequence ATGATAAAGCCGTTGCTGGAAAGGTTGAGACAGGGCCGCCGCACTTTCCCGTTCCCGGAGGCGGACCCCGAGCTGCCCGAGCGTTTCCGCGGACTTCCGTCGCTCGACACCGCCCGCTGCGGCCGGGATTGCGGGGACGCCTGCCTGAAAGCCTGTCCGACCGGAGCGCTGTCCCGCACGGAAAAAGGCGTGACCCTGGACCTGGGCTGCTGTCTGTTCTGCGCCGAGTGCGCCGCTGTCTGCCCGAACGGTGCGATCCGGTTCACCCGTGAATACCGCCTGGCGGCAAGCAAAAGGCAGGACCTGCTGCTGAAAGAGGACACCCTTCGCCTGGCCAGCGCCTTGGACCGCAAGGCGCTCAAGCTGTTCGGGCACTCGCTGAAACTGCGCCAGGTGAGCGCCGGCGGCTGCAACGCCTGCGAATCCGATGTGAACGTGCTCAACACCCTGGTTTTCGACCTGGGTCGCTTCGGGATCCAGTTTGTCGCCAGCCCCCGTCACGCCGACGGCCTGCTGGTGACCGGCCCGGTCACGGAAAACATGCGCCTGGCCCTGGAAAAAACCTGGGCCGCGGTGCCCGCGCCGAAACTGGTCATCGCCGTGGGGGCCTGCGCCATTTCCGGCGGCCCGTACCGCGGGCGCCCGGAGACGCTGGACGGGGTGGGCCCGTGTCTCCCGGTCGACCTGTATGTCCCCGGCTGTCCGCCCCACCCCTGGTCCATTCTGGACGGGTTGCTGAGGCTGCTCGACAGGTTGGGCTGA
- a CDS encoding PTS sugar transporter subunit IIA codes for MQLGVREVAKILAVSEKTVYRWIKQGVIPVYRVQDQYRIHRAELLEWVTTRKMRVSEEIFQEPEASGQPVSLVDALEAGGIFYRVEGRDRDSVLREVVNSMRLPDGVDREFLYQVILAREKLCSTAVGDGMAIPHPRSPLVLHVDRPAINLSFLEHRVEFGAIDNQPVRVLFTLVSPTVRGHLLLLSRLSFAIHDSRFKEVILLPGARDEILTEARRLDEMLNNKMPNGEKRAVVE; via the coding sequence ATGCAACTCGGCGTTCGGGAAGTCGCAAAAATACTCGCAGTCTCGGAAAAGACTGTCTACCGCTGGATCAAGCAGGGGGTGATCCCGGTTTACCGGGTCCAGGACCAGTACCGCATACACCGCGCGGAGCTGCTCGAATGGGTGACTACGCGCAAGATGCGGGTTTCCGAGGAGATATTCCAGGAGCCGGAAGCGTCCGGCCAGCCGGTCAGCCTGGTGGATGCCCTGGAGGCCGGGGGGATATTCTATCGCGTGGAGGGCCGTGACCGGGACAGCGTGCTGCGTGAGGTGGTCAATTCCATGCGCCTGCCGGACGGGGTGGACCGGGAGTTCCTGTACCAGGTCATCCTGGCCCGTGAGAAACTGTGCTCCACCGCGGTGGGAGACGGCATGGCGATCCCTCACCCGCGGAGCCCGCTGGTCCTGCATGTGGACCGCCCCGCGATAAACCTGAGCTTTCTGGAGCACCGGGTCGAGTTCGGTGCAATCGACAACCAGCCCGTGCGTGTGCTGTTCACCCTGGTCAGCCCGACTGTGCGCGGGCACCTGCTGCTGCTTTCACGGCTGTCCTTCGCCATCCACGATTCCCGCTTCAAAGAGGTGATTCTCCTTCCTGGCGCCAGGGATGAGATATTGACCGAGGCGCGCCGTCTGGATGAGATGCTGAATAATAAAATGCCAAACGGCGAGAAACGGGCTGTGGTGGAATAG
- a CDS encoding hydrogenase produces the protein MSMWVDAIFVLVVVTDLLLLASSRIGFCIRLVAVQGALMGLLPLILHQAELTPQVLVISLAGISLKLLVFPGLLFRAMRDGNVRREVEPFVGYSFSLLAGVGMLIVSFWIGSRLPLTIPSLWPSVLSMAFFNIFVGLFVLASRKKALTQVLGYLVLENGIYIFGAGLALEAPLLVELAILLDVFMLVFILGIIIFHISRDFEHLDMDRLSSLKDWPGGEENDLPVSTASAEES, from the coding sequence ATGTCCATGTGGGTGGATGCGATTTTCGTTCTCGTGGTCGTGACCGACCTCCTGCTGCTGGCCTCCAGCCGCATCGGTTTCTGCATCCGGCTGGTGGCGGTCCAGGGCGCGCTCATGGGCCTTCTGCCGCTGATCCTGCACCAGGCGGAGCTGACACCGCAGGTGCTGGTGATCTCGCTGGCCGGAATCTCGCTCAAGCTTCTGGTTTTCCCCGGCCTGCTGTTCCGGGCCATGCGAGACGGCAACGTGCGGCGGGAGGTGGAGCCGTTCGTGGGCTACTCTTTCTCGCTGCTGGCCGGCGTGGGCATGCTCATCGTTTCGTTCTGGATCGGCTCGCGCCTGCCCCTGACCATTCCGTCTCTCTGGCCCTCGGTGCTTTCGATGGCCTTTTTCAACATATTCGTCGGTCTGTTCGTCCTGGCCAGCCGCAAGAAAGCCCTGACCCAGGTGCTCGGCTACCTGGTGCTCGAGAACGGCATTTACATCTTCGGCGCCGGCCTGGCCCTCGAGGCCCCTCTGCTGGTCGAGCTGGCCATCCTGCTGGACGTGTTCATGCTGGTGTTCATCCTGGGCATCATAATTTTCCACATCAGCCGGGATTTCGAGCACCTGGACATGGACCGTCTTTCGAGCCTCAAAGACTGGCCCGGCGGGGAGGAAAACGACCTGCCCGTTTCCACCGCATCGGCAGAGGAAAGCTGA
- a CDS encoding phosphoheptose isomerase, translating to MSFMFNPHPYNDPSAVNRPALDDGTVASIVTGAKETAGHLGRLLIEKAARGTVLVALDGYIGAQFTQTVNLISQHLKQAAIEVKAVDISRLFKPGSQLDKELADNLKEDREKDPVLLFGKLFKGGYEDLFDAGKLKAFRGEMESLKKDNAPRVVVVYGCGCSARALRQLYDLICWFDLSPKETILRARRGSFANLGDSTSKPIKALLRRCYYVDFEIAGHLRWDLIKADAIDFYLDSTVPDDLKLLPRAAFDSILAALAKYPLRCKPVYLEGVWGGHYIKKLRHLPDSMHNCAWVFDFIPLEVSLVVEAGNKLLEFPFFTFAQKQGQALMGAACVRKFKGYFPLRFNYDDSYHSSGNMSIQVHSGHAYNVDNFGEHGRQDESYYVVATGHGARTYIGFNEAADPDEFIREVKKSETEFTPVDYRKYVNHIDSR from the coding sequence ATGAGTTTCATGTTCAACCCGCACCCCTACAACGACCCCAGCGCTGTCAACCGTCCCGCCCTCGACGACGGGACAGTGGCCTCGATCGTGACCGGAGCCAAAGAAACCGCCGGGCACCTCGGCCGGCTGTTGATCGAAAAAGCCGCCCGGGGCACGGTGCTGGTCGCCCTGGACGGCTACATCGGGGCGCAGTTCACGCAGACGGTCAACCTGATCTCCCAGCACCTGAAGCAGGCAGCAATCGAGGTGAAAGCGGTCGACATCAGCCGTCTTTTCAAGCCCGGCTCCCAGCTTGATAAAGAGCTGGCGGACAACCTGAAAGAAGACCGCGAAAAAGACCCGGTGCTCCTGTTCGGGAAACTGTTCAAAGGCGGTTATGAAGACCTTTTCGACGCCGGTAAACTGAAAGCTTTCCGCGGTGAGATGGAGAGCCTGAAGAAGGACAACGCGCCGCGGGTGGTCGTGGTCTACGGGTGCGGGTGCAGCGCTCGGGCCCTGCGCCAGTTGTACGATCTCATCTGCTGGTTCGACCTCAGTCCGAAAGAAACGATCCTGCGCGCGCGCCGAGGCTCTTTCGCCAACCTCGGGGACAGCACTTCCAAACCCATAAAAGCCCTCCTGCGACGGTGTTACTACGTTGATTTCGAAATCGCCGGACATTTGAGGTGGGACCTGATCAAGGCCGATGCCATCGATTTCTACCTCGACAGCACCGTCCCGGATGACTTGAAACTGCTCCCGAGAGCTGCATTCGATTCCATCCTGGCGGCCCTGGCGAAATACCCGCTCCGCTGCAAGCCGGTCTACCTGGAGGGGGTCTGGGGCGGCCATTACATCAAAAAGCTGCGCCATCTGCCCGATTCCATGCACAACTGCGCCTGGGTCTTCGACTTCATCCCTCTGGAGGTGAGCCTCGTGGTGGAGGCGGGAAATAAGTTGCTGGAGTTCCCGTTTTTCACTTTCGCCCAGAAACAGGGGCAAGCACTGATGGGAGCCGCGTGCGTGCGGAAATTCAAGGGCTATTTCCCCCTGCGGTTCAACTACGACGACAGCTATCACAGCAGCGGGAACATGTCGATCCAGGTGCATTCCGGCCACGCCTACAATGTCGACAATTTCGGCGAGCACGGCCGTCAGGATGAAAGCTATTACGTGGTGGCGACCGGTCACGGGGCCAGGACCTATATCGGTTTCAACGAGGCGGCCGACCCGGACGAGTTCATCCGGGAGGTAAAAAAGTCGGAAACCGAGTTCACGCCGGTCGATTACCGCAAGTACGTGAACCATATCGACTCCCG
- a CDS encoding NADH-quinone oxidoreductase subunit C, whose amino-acid sequence MPSFEPLHILNGQAAALKDIPSVPPEDFRRATLDCVAEGARVCALFGCPAAGGRTRLYMLLAHPRQGQIAVFSSEAGPSYPALTPDCPQVHLFERELAEDYGILPEGHPWLKPVRFPHRENGAPRPAEIGMIDFYRTEGEQVHEVAVGPVHAGIIEPGHFRFQASGEEVLHLEISLGYQHRGVERALAGGPDKRTVHYMETLAGDTTVGHATAYAQVMESLGGKNPGFRAQTLRAVALELERMANHAGDLGALAGDIGYLPTASFCGRLRGDILNLTALVSGSRFGRGWIRPGGVGFDIDWATRDRLLERLEKIVRDLTGAVDLLWNTPSVLARFEGAGALTAAQAVELGLVGPAARACGLSRDVRFELPSGKYRFSQIPVATWSSGDVFARAWVRWQEILNSAEFIRAELESLQPEEILTAIPGPAPESLAAVLVEAWRGEICHVAMTGADGRFSRYKAVDPSFHNWAGLAQALRGQQISDFPLCNKSFNLSYCGHDL is encoded by the coding sequence ATGCCGTCGTTCGAGCCACTGCACATACTTAACGGCCAGGCGGCTGCGCTCAAAGACATCCCCTCGGTTCCGCCGGAGGATTTCCGCCGGGCCACCCTGGACTGCGTGGCGGAGGGAGCGCGTGTCTGCGCCCTGTTCGGCTGTCCGGCGGCCGGGGGACGGACCCGGCTGTACATGCTCCTGGCCCACCCGCGCCAGGGGCAGATCGCGGTGTTTTCCAGCGAGGCGGGCCCGAGTTACCCGGCCCTCACCCCGGACTGCCCGCAGGTGCACCTGTTCGAGCGCGAGCTGGCCGAGGATTACGGCATTCTGCCGGAGGGACACCCCTGGCTCAAGCCGGTCCGGTTCCCGCACCGGGAGAACGGGGCGCCGCGCCCGGCGGAAATCGGAATGATCGATTTCTATCGGACCGAGGGCGAACAGGTCCACGAAGTGGCCGTGGGGCCGGTGCACGCCGGGATAATCGAGCCCGGGCATTTCCGGTTCCAGGCCAGCGGGGAGGAGGTGCTGCACCTCGAGATATCGCTGGGATACCAGCACCGCGGGGTGGAGCGCGCCCTGGCCGGAGGTCCGGACAAACGGACAGTGCATTACATGGAGACCCTGGCCGGGGACACCACTGTCGGACACGCTACCGCCTATGCCCAGGTCATGGAATCGCTGGGGGGGAAAAACCCGGGATTCAGGGCCCAGACCTTGCGGGCGGTGGCCCTGGAGCTGGAGCGGATGGCGAACCACGCGGGCGACCTGGGGGCACTGGCCGGAGATATCGGCTACCTGCCCACCGCCTCGTTCTGCGGACGGTTGCGCGGGGACATCCTGAACCTGACAGCCCTCGTCTCGGGCAGCCGGTTCGGGCGCGGCTGGATTCGTCCGGGCGGCGTGGGTTTCGATATCGACTGGGCCACGCGGGACAGGCTGCTGGAGCGGCTGGAAAAGATAGTCCGCGACCTGACCGGCGCGGTCGACCTGCTCTGGAACACCCCCTCGGTGCTGGCCCGCTTTGAGGGCGCCGGCGCGCTGACCGCCGCACAGGCGGTGGAGCTCGGCCTGGTCGGACCGGCGGCCCGGGCCTGCGGTCTGTCCAGGGATGTCCGTTTCGAGCTGCCCTCGGGGAAATACCGTTTCTCGCAGATTCCGGTCGCCACCTGGTCCAGCGGGGATGTTTTCGCCAGGGCCTGGGTGCGCTGGCAGGAAATACTGAACTCGGCCGAGTTCATCCGGGCCGAGCTGGAATCCCTGCAACCGGAGGAAATCCTGACCGCGATACCGGGCCCAGCGCCCGAGTCCCTGGCGGCTGTGCTGGTCGAAGCCTGGCGCGGCGAGATTTGCCACGTGGCCATGACCGGCGCGGATGGACGGTTCAGCCGCTACAAAGCCGTCGATCCGTCGTTCCACAACTGGGCCGGGCTGGCCCAGGCCCTGCGGGGCCAGCAGATTTCGGATTTTCCGCTCTGCAACAAGAGCTTCAACCTGTCGTACTGCGGCCATGACCTCTGA
- a CDS encoding NADH-quinone oxidoreductase subunit H, producing MRASGLISLVLALLLSPLLSGIVNRVKAFFAGRRGSPLLQLYHDLFKLLRKGAVFSRTTTWVFRASPSLGLAAAILSAAIVPLAGPGALLGFQGDLILLAYALGLLRFFTVSAALDTGSSFEGMGASREVQFSALSEPALLLGLAAVAALTGSLSLQSMYNRLDLSLWLQAAPSLVLICTGFFVVFLVENARIPVDDPNTHLELTMIHEVMVLDHSGPDLALIQYTAALKLWVLGCLITGVGVPFRSGGLWPDTLISLGALAALAAGVGVIESSMARLKLLSVPRLLLGASVFMALALILVLR from the coding sequence GTGAGAGCCTCCGGCCTGATAAGCCTGGTCCTGGCGCTGCTTCTGTCGCCGCTGCTGTCCGGCATAGTGAACCGGGTCAAGGCCTTTTTCGCCGGGCGCCGCGGCTCGCCGCTGCTGCAGCTTTACCACGACCTGTTCAAGCTGCTGCGCAAGGGAGCGGTCTTCAGCCGCACGACCACCTGGGTGTTCCGCGCCAGCCCGTCGCTGGGCCTGGCCGCGGCCATTCTGTCTGCGGCCATCGTTCCGCTGGCCGGCCCCGGCGCTCTGCTCGGCTTCCAGGGCGACCTGATCCTGCTGGCCTACGCCCTGGGACTGTTGCGGTTTTTCACCGTAAGCGCCGCCCTGGACACGGGTTCCAGTTTCGAGGGCATGGGGGCGAGCCGCGAGGTGCAGTTCTCGGCCCTGTCCGAGCCGGCCCTGCTTCTGGGCCTGGCCGCCGTGGCCGCCCTGACCGGCAGCCTGTCGCTCCAGTCCATGTACAACAGGCTGGACCTGTCGCTGTGGCTCCAAGCCGCACCCTCCCTGGTGCTGATCTGCACCGGCTTCTTTGTCGTCTTCCTGGTCGAGAACGCCCGTATCCCGGTGGATGACCCCAACACGCACCTCGAACTGACCATGATCCACGAGGTGATGGTGCTGGACCATTCCGGCCCGGATTTGGCCCTCATCCAGTACACCGCGGCGCTGAAACTCTGGGTGCTGGGTTGTCTGATCACGGGCGTGGGCGTGCCGTTCCGCAGCGGCGGTCTGTGGCCTGACACACTGATCTCCCTGGGCGCCCTGGCCGCTCTGGCGGCGGGAGTGGGGGTGATCGAATCCTCGATGGCGCGGCTCAAGCTTCTCAGCGTCCCGCGCCTGCTGCTGGGGGCCTCGGTGTTCATGGCCCTGGCGCTGATCCTGGTTCTGAGGTGA
- a CDS encoding NADH dehydrogenase FAD-containing subunit, whose translation MLACLILIPALAGLVSLFVRGNTLRRAILLAAASAHALLTARAWVDSPPPGLEDYLALDPLGLIFLSILSLLFLLSSVYATGYLNREQGSPQPDILEGTVFARSPEAIFTACLLEFLAAMTLVTLSQHFGLLWVAVEATTLFSAPLIFFHRNQRSLEATWKYLILCSVGIALALLGNFFLAVSAADPSGARTPLVLSALLEHAGHLHVQWLKAAFLLFLVGYGTKMGLAPLHSWLPDAHSESPSFVSMLLSGALLNCAFLGLLRVMQVCVAAGQAAFARELLVLFGFLSLVTAAMFILRQSEYKRLLAYSSVEHMGILILGVGLGGAGAYGALLHSINHSLTKGMLFLTAGNILAVYRSRSIDRVSGALRVIPVSGALWLAGLFAITGTPPFGLFLSEWTILRSAVERGQMWEAALLLALLGVIFAGMSARMLRMSQGEAPVLSGPATGSEPASSIVPPLVLGLLVLILGLWSPPVLTEMLTNASRLLGGY comes from the coding sequence ATGCTCGCCTGTCTCATACTGATCCCGGCCCTGGCCGGTCTCGTTTCCCTCTTCGTGCGCGGGAACACCCTGCGCCGTGCCATCCTGCTCGCCGCCGCCTCGGCTCACGCGCTTCTGACCGCGCGGGCCTGGGTCGATTCGCCGCCGCCGGGCCTGGAGGACTATCTGGCCCTGGACCCCCTCGGCCTTATATTCCTGAGCATCCTGAGCCTGCTGTTCCTGCTCTCGTCGGTCTACGCCACCGGCTACCTGAACCGGGAGCAGGGCTCGCCGCAGCCGGACATCCTCGAGGGCACGGTGTTCGCCCGTTCGCCGGAGGCCATTTTCACCGCCTGCCTGCTCGAATTCCTGGCCGCAATGACCCTGGTCACGCTGAGCCAGCATTTCGGTCTGCTCTGGGTGGCGGTGGAGGCCACAACCCTGTTCAGCGCCCCGCTGATCTTCTTTCACCGCAACCAGCGGTCGCTCGAGGCGACCTGGAAATACCTGATCCTCTGCTCGGTCGGCATCGCGCTCGCCCTGCTCGGGAATTTCTTCCTGGCCGTGTCCGCGGCCGACCCGAGCGGCGCCCGCACGCCTCTCGTGCTGAGCGCCCTGCTCGAACATGCCGGGCACCTTCACGTGCAGTGGCTCAAAGCCGCTTTCCTGCTTTTCCTGGTGGGCTACGGCACGAAAATGGGCCTGGCTCCGCTGCATTCCTGGCTGCCGGACGCACACAGCGAGTCGCCCTCTTTCGTCTCCATGCTCCTGTCCGGCGCCCTGCTCAACTGCGCTTTCCTCGGGCTGCTCAGGGTCATGCAGGTCTGCGTCGCGGCGGGCCAGGCGGCTTTCGCCCGGGAACTCCTGGTCCTGTTCGGTTTCCTCTCCCTGGTGACCGCAGCCATGTTCATCCTGCGCCAGAGCGAATACAAAAGGCTCCTGGCCTATTCGAGCGTGGAGCACATGGGCATCCTGATCCTCGGGGTGGGCCTGGGCGGCGCGGGCGCCTACGGCGCCCTGCTGCACTCGATCAACCACTCCCTGACCAAGGGCATGCTGTTCCTGACCGCGGGGAACATCCTGGCGGTCTACCGCAGCCGCAGTATCGACAGGGTGTCCGGCGCACTGCGGGTCATCCCGGTCTCGGGCGCGCTCTGGCTGGCGGGGCTTTTCGCGATCACCGGCACACCGCCGTTCGGGCTGTTCCTCAGCGAATGGACCATCCTGCGCTCCGCGGTGGAGCGCGGGCAGATGTGGGAGGCCGCGCTGCTCCTGGCCCTTCTCGGGGTGATATTCGCCGGCATGAGCGCCAGGATGCTGCGGATGTCCCAGGGTGAGGCCCCGGTCCTGAGCGGGCCGGCGACCGGGTCCGAGCCGGCGAGCTCGATCGTCCCGCCGCTGGTCCTGGGCCTGCTGGTGCTGATACTGGGTCTCTGGTCCCCGCCGGTCCTGACCGAAATGCTGACAAACGCATCCCGCCTTCTGGGAGGCTACTGA